A portion of the Brassica napus cultivar Da-Ae unplaced genomic scaffold, Da-Ae ScsIHWf_2501;HRSCAF=3233, whole genome shotgun sequence genome contains these proteins:
- the LOC125601281 gene encoding sarcoplasmic reticulum histidine-rich calcium-binding protein-like, producing MDSKKFMQMVEEKKRQILEKKEAPLKWEQKLEAAAKAAGTKEKKSKKRRHRDASESSSESDSSPEVRRKSRRGHSKHRRHKRRSSSSSDEYESGSEDEPRMKIRHHRRHKSHSSKQASDDDNMEDARRKHAKRHRHGEVVTSSDSEEEKGGRRRGKYHRHNRGSASSSDSEDGGKSRKRRQHKRHRWAAESSSEDDGAMRRGRHRKHDRESASETDGMLSDEKREHNANK from the coding sequence ATGGACTCCAAGAAGTTCATGCAGATGGTGGAGGAGAAGAAACGACAGATTCTTGAGAAGAAGGAAGCTCCTTTGAAATGGGAGCAGAAGCTAGAGGCGGCTGCCAAGGCTGCTGGAACCAAGGAGAAGAAGTCAAAGAAGCGAAGACATAGGGATGCCTCTGAATCGAGCTCAGAAAGTGATAGTAGCCCTGAGGTGAGAAGAAAGTCGAGAAGAGGCCACAGTAAGCACCGGAGGCATAAGAGAAGGTCCTCAAGTAGCAGTGATGAGTACGAAAGCGGGTCAGAGGACGAGCCCAGGATGAAGATAAGGCACCACCGGAGGCACAAGTCGCATAGCTCAAAGCAGGCTTCTGATGATGACAATATGGAAGATGCCAGAAGAAAGCATGCAAAGCGTCACAGGCATGGCGAGGTGGTTACTTCAAGTGATAGCGAGGAAGAGaaaggaggaagaagacgaggGAAATATCACAGACACAACAGAGGTTCAGCCTCGTCCAGTGACTCGGAGGATGGTGGAAAGAGTAGAAAGAGAAGGCAACACAAAAGGCATCGATGGGCAGCAGAGTCTTCAAGTGAGGATGATGGAGCAATGCGAAGGGGAAGGCATCGTAAACATGACAGAGAGTCAGCATCCGAAACTGATGGAATGTTGTCAGATGAGAAGAGAGAGCACAACGCAAACAAGTGA
- the LOC125601280 gene encoding sec-independent protein translocase protein TATC, chloroplastic-like: MGSTSTSTSSAALIHHFRLTNLSFDSPRKPPYTVSFCNSLKEGGLRHGVTRRRSKGLDPVVRLSAFGENSGDSPTETTPGVGSALEDRPALEDASFEQEEKASSVYEFLYPAKDELPDDKEMTIFDHLEELRERIFVSVLAVGAAIAGCFAYSKDLIVFLEAPVKTQGVRFLQLAPGEFFFTTLKVSGYCGLLLGSPVILYEIIAFVLPGLTRAERRFLGPIVFGSSLLFYAGLAFSYWVLTPAALNFFVNYAEGVVESLWSIDQYFEFVLVLMFSTGLSFQVPVIQLLLGQVGVVSGDQMLSIWKYVVVGAVVVAAVVTPSTDPVTQMLLATPLLGLYLGGAWMVKLTGR; this comes from the exons ATGGGCAGCACAAGCACAAGCACGAGCTCTGCTGCTCTAATCCACCATTTCCGGCTCACCAATCTCAGTTTCGATTCGCCTAGAAAGCCTCCCTACACTGTGAGTTTCTGCAATTCGTTGAAGGAAGGTGGACTCCGACACGGTGTGACGCGACGACGTAGCAAAGGGTTAGACCCGGTGGTTCGCTTGTCAGCTTTTGGTGAAAATTCCGGAGATTCACCAACGGAAACCACTCCCGGAGTTGGCTCTGCTTTAGAAGACAGACCAG CTTTGGAAGATGCGTCCTTTGAGCAAGAAGAGAAAGCAAGTTCGGTCTATGAGTTTCTGTATCCTGCCAAAGATGAGCTCCCTGATGACAAAGAGATGACTATATTCGATCACCTGGAGGAGCTCCGGGAGAGAATATTCGTCTCGGTTTTGGCTGTGGGAGCTGCGATCGCGGGTTGCTTCGCCTACTCCAAAGATCTAATCGTGTTTCTTGAAGCTCCCGTCAAAACACAAGGTGTACGGTTTCTTCAGCTAGCTCCAGGCGAGTTTTTCTTCACAACTTTGAAG GTCTCGGGTTATTGTGGGCTTCTACTAGGGAGTCCAGTGATACTGTATGAGATTATAGCTTTTGTACTTCCTGGTCTGACACGAGCTGAGAGAAGGTTTCTGGGGCCAATTGTGTTTGGTTCCTCCTTGCTCTTCTATGCTGGACTTGCCTTCTCCTACTGGGTTTTAACCCCTGCTGCCTTGAATTTCTTTGTGAATTACGCAGAAGGGGTGGTTGAATCTCTCTGGTCTATCGACCAGTACTTTGAGTTTGTACTAGTGCTTATGTTCAGCACCGGCCTTTCTTTCCAG GTTCCGGTAATTCAGTTACTCCTTGGACAAGTAGGGGTGGTGTCGGGAGATCAAATGCTTTCAATATGGAAATATGTTGTGGTGGGTGCGGTGGTTGTAGCAGCTGTGGTCACGCCCTCGACGGACCCTGTCACTCAGATGCTCCTAGCTACACCGCTTCTGGGGCTCTACTTGGGTGGTGCATGGATGGTGAAGCTCACAGGTCGGTGA
- the LOC125601279 gene encoding origin of replication complex subunit 4, which yields MGNENPAEKALNLIRGRLCDPTFVFRPLSASSDSNYSKLKFIVSTSVTEGCNNSILLLGPRGSGKAAVLDLVVGDLMEEYPDSVTLISLNGLLHSEDNCAFKEIARQLCMEHHLLFSKMASFDENSQFIIAMLRECGLAHKTIIFVLDEFDMFAQGKQRLLYSLLDAMQSVTSQAVVVGISSRLDADQLLEKRVRSRFSHRKILFLPPSREEIDSLLEHLLSLPADSSFPSGYVSQFNEKIKNITSDTRFKDMLKTFLNANSTVNSLLKFIFRAVSSMNLESGLLSLENFKTALSSMQRQPKLEAVRDCSILELYLLVCMRRLEVKEQSSYNFISVMKEYKTIHDSFQTSDFYAQNVCLRAFEHLREREVICYAENRGQSQAGEYRSMKLLISASELHQGMRSHACCPAILLKLLDH from the exons ATGGGCAATGAGAATCCGGCGGAGAAAGCCCTAAATCTGATTCGCGGGCGACTCTGCGATCCTACTTTCGTCTTCAGACCGCTTTCTGCTTCTTCAGACAGCAACTACAG CAAGCTGAAGTTCATTGTGTCGACCTCTGTCACGGAAGGATGCAACAATTCAATCTTGCTTCTGGGCCCTCGTGGCTCTGGAAAAGCTGCT GTGTTGGATCTTGTTGTTGGCGATTTAATGGAAGAGTATCCAGATTCAGTAACATTA ATCAGCTTGAATGGACTCCTGCACAGTGAGGATAATTGTGCATTTAAG GAAATTGCTAGACAGTTGTGTATGGAACACCACCTGCTCTTCTCCAAAATG gcaTCATTCGATGAGAATTCGCAATTCATAATAGCCATGCTAAG gGAATGTGGACTAGCACATAAGACAATCATCTTTGTGCTTGATGAATTCGACATGTTTGCACAG GGAAAGCAACGGTTGCTGTACAGTTTGCTGGATGCGATGCAATCTGTAACATCCCAAGCTGTTGTCGTCGGTATTAGTTCTCGACTG GACGCTGACCAACTCCTTGAGAAAAGGGTGAGATCTCGCTTTTCACACAGGAAAATTTTGTTTCTTCCTCCATCTAGGGAAGAAATTGACAG TTTATTGGAACACCTGCTTTCTCTACCAGCAGACTCTAGCTTCCCCAGTGGATATGTTTCTCAGTTCAATGAAAAGATTAAG AATATAACATCAGATACGAGATTCAAAGACATGCTGAAGACATTTTTAAATGCCAATTCTACTGTCAACAGTTTGCTGAAGTTTAT ATTCCGCGCTGTTTCTTCAATGAATTTGGAATCTGGCCTCCTCTCTCTTGAGAACTTCAAAACAGCACTTTCAAGTATGCAAAGGCAACCAAAATTGGAAGCCGTCAGAG ATTGTTCCATACTGGAGCTTTATCTTTTAGTATGCATGAGGAGGTTAGAAGTGAAAGAGCAAAGCTCATACAACTTCATCAGTGTGATGAAAG AGTATAAGACGATACACGATTCTTTTCAGACCTCAGACTTCTACGCACAAAATGTCTGCCTACGT GCATTTGAGCACCTGAGAGAGCGAGAAGTTATATGCTACGCAGAGAATAGAGGACAGTCTCAGGCAGGTGAGTACCGTTCCATGAAGCTTTTAATATCGGCCTCTGAGCTTCATCAAGGAATGAGATCTCATGCCTGTTGCCCC GCCATTCTTCTCAAGTTATTGGACCATTGA